The Amycolatopsis sp. 195334CR genome window below encodes:
- the glgP gene encoding alpha-glucan family phosphorylase, with translation MRAVRRFTVRPSLPEPLAGLRALATNLRWTWHPPTRDLFASIDAKLFNEIRDPLRLLTALPPARLEELALDDEFLAAARAATENLEHYLTEPRWYQRRAHEGEGTLPAAVAYFSMEFGVTEALPNYSGGLGVLAADHLKAASDLGVPMVGVGLLYRAGYFRQALSLDGWQVEHYPVIDPIGLPLELVTGTDGTPMHVAVAMPGGRELLAQVWKARVGRIPLLLLDTDTDVNDDDLRGVTDRLYGGDADHRIRQQILAGIGGMRAVRQYCELTGHAQPEVFHTNEGHAGFLGLERAGEVMRDGHLEFGQALSAVRAGTVFTSHTPVSAGIDRFPVDLVQRYFGDGRLVPDVDLRNVLALGAEENPGMFNMAHMGLRLAQRSNGVSALHGRVSRRMFARLWPGFDEREVPISSVTNGVHGPTWVARELSALLGGSHEEWGYDGDSDNWSGIRDRVSDEQLWALRRDLRQKLVMEVRRRVRAAWLQRGASALELGWTDQVFDPDVLTVGFARRVPTYKRLTLMLRDPERLRALLLDEDRPVQVVVAGKSHPADEGGKALIQQIVRFVDDARVRHRIVFLPDYDMAMARYLYRGCDVWLNNPTRPLEACGTSGMKSALNGGLNLSIRDGWWDECYDGSNGWAIPTADGVLDPLRRDDLEAAALYDLLELQIVPLFYDRGPGGTPEGWLSRVWHTLETLGPRLQASRMVREYVETGYRPAVETVHGAIADGYRGARSLAEYRTKVEIAWPRLTIFDTDLQVEAPDTLVVGTEVLVTARIDLAGLDPSEVDIQAVVGKVGDTDDLAEAVTASMEPAGIGAFAAKLRLPYAGSLGYTVRVLPRHGLLATPAELGRVIHA, from the coding sequence ATGAGAGCAGTCCGCCGGTTCACCGTCCGACCGAGCCTGCCGGAGCCGCTGGCCGGGCTCCGCGCGCTGGCCACCAACCTGCGCTGGACCTGGCACCCGCCCACGCGGGACCTGTTCGCCTCGATCGACGCCAAGCTCTTCAACGAGATCCGCGACCCGCTGCGGCTGCTCACCGCGCTGCCGCCGGCCCGGCTGGAGGAGCTGGCGCTCGACGACGAATTCCTCGCCGCCGCGCGGGCCGCGACCGAGAACCTCGAGCACTACCTGACCGAACCGCGCTGGTACCAGCGCCGGGCGCACGAGGGGGAGGGCACGCTGCCCGCCGCGGTCGCCTACTTCTCGATGGAGTTCGGCGTCACCGAAGCGCTGCCGAACTACTCGGGCGGCCTCGGGGTGCTCGCCGCCGACCACCTCAAGGCCGCCTCGGACCTCGGCGTGCCGATGGTCGGTGTCGGCCTGCTCTACCGCGCCGGGTACTTCCGCCAGGCGCTTTCGCTGGACGGCTGGCAGGTCGAGCACTACCCGGTGATCGACCCGATCGGCCTGCCGCTGGAACTGGTCACCGGCACCGACGGCACGCCGATGCACGTGGCCGTGGCCATGCCCGGCGGCCGCGAACTGCTGGCGCAGGTGTGGAAGGCGCGGGTCGGGCGGATCCCGTTGCTCCTGCTGGACACCGACACCGACGTCAACGACGACGACCTGCGCGGGGTGACCGACCGCCTGTACGGCGGCGACGCCGACCACCGCATCCGCCAGCAGATCCTCGCCGGGATCGGCGGCATGCGGGCGGTGCGCCAGTACTGCGAGCTGACCGGGCACGCGCAGCCGGAGGTCTTCCACACCAACGAGGGCCACGCCGGCTTCCTCGGCCTCGAACGCGCCGGCGAGGTGATGCGCGACGGGCACCTCGAGTTCGGCCAGGCGCTGTCCGCGGTCCGCGCCGGGACGGTGTTCACCTCGCACACCCCGGTTTCGGCGGGCATCGACCGCTTCCCGGTCGACCTGGTGCAGCGCTACTTCGGCGACGGCAGGCTGGTGCCGGACGTGGACCTGCGCAACGTGCTCGCGCTCGGGGCCGAGGAGAACCCCGGCATGTTCAACATGGCGCACATGGGATTGCGGCTGGCGCAGCGGTCGAACGGGGTGTCCGCGCTGCACGGACGGGTTTCACGCCGCATGTTCGCGCGGTTGTGGCCCGGGTTCGACGAGCGCGAGGTGCCGATCTCGTCGGTGACCAACGGCGTGCACGGTCCGACCTGGGTGGCGCGCGAGCTGAGCGCGCTGCTCGGCGGCAGCCATGAGGAATGGGGATACGACGGGGATTCGGACAACTGGTCCGGGATCCGCGACCGGGTCAGTGACGAGCAGCTCTGGGCGCTGCGCCGGGACCTGCGCCAGAAGCTGGTGATGGAGGTGCGCCGCCGGGTGCGGGCGGCGTGGCTGCAGCGCGGTGCCTCCGCGCTCGAACTCGGCTGGACCGACCAGGTCTTCGATCCGGACGTGCTGACCGTCGGCTTCGCCAGGCGCGTGCCGACCTACAAGCGGCTGACCCTGATGCTGCGCGACCCGGAGCGGTTGCGCGCGCTGCTGCTCGACGAGGACCGGCCGGTGCAGGTGGTGGTCGCCGGGAAGTCGCATCCGGCCGACGAGGGCGGCAAGGCGCTGATCCAGCAGATCGTGCGGTTCGTCGACGACGCGCGCGTGCGGCATCGGATCGTCTTCCTGCCCGACTACGACATGGCGATGGCGCGGTACCTCTACCGGGGTTGCGACGTCTGGCTGAACAATCCGACCCGGCCGCTGGAGGCCTGCGGGACCTCCGGGATGAAGTCCGCGCTGAACGGCGGGCTGAACCTGTCGATCAGGGACGGCTGGTGGGACGAGTGCTACGACGGCAGCAACGGCTGGGCCATCCCGACCGCGGACGGCGTGCTCGACCCGCTGCGCCGCGACGACCTGGAAGCCGCCGCCCTGTACGACCTGCTGGAGTTGCAGATCGTGCCGTTGTTCTACGACCGCGGACCCGGTGGCACGCCGGAGGGCTGGCTGTCGCGCGTGTGGCACACGCTGGAGACGCTGGGGCCGCGCCTGCAGGCCTCGCGCATGGTGCGGGAGTACGTGGAGACGGGCTACCGCCCGGCGGTGGAGACGGTGCACGGCGCGATCGCGGACGGCTACCGCGGCGCGCGCTCGCTGGCCGAGTACCGGACGAAGGTGGAGATCGCCTGGCCGCGGCTGACCATCTTCGACACCGATCTGCAGGTGGAAGCCCCGGACACGCTCGTGGTCGGCACCGAGGTGCTGGTCACCGCGCGGATCGACCTGGCAGGCCTCGATCCGTCCGAAGTGGACATCCAGGCGGTGGTCGGCAAGGTGGGCGACACCGATGACCTGGCCGAAGCGGTGACCGCGTCGATGGAACCGGCGGGCATCGGCGCGTTCGCGGCGAAGCTCCGCCTGCCGTACGCGGGTTCGCTCGGCTACACCGTCCGGGTGCTGCCGCGCCACGGCCTGCTCGCCACGCCCGCCGAGCTCGGCCGCGTGATCCACGCCTGA